The Miscanthus floridulus cultivar M001 chromosome 7, ASM1932011v1, whole genome shotgun sequence genome includes a region encoding these proteins:
- the LOC136464945 gene encoding uncharacterized protein: MTNATMAEALESLDLVDRINYEMAPIPILVPAPTVTTRLTARRSLSRKTEVVVSNPVPAILRRSQRTATQKALDQEPKDDITEVKERAASKMPQAKLTYETCEDDDLDEDEEWALNDDDSAEEIVSTDESDEVAGETHEENDTVFTSGLLQEFDGEVDTGPDQAAVNELLEDLQVISLNMLRATYNELKDKQII, encoded by the exons ATGACCAACGCCACCATGGCTGAGGCGCTGGAGAGCCTAGATTTG GTTGACCGGATAAACTACGAGATGGCGCCCATTCCAATTCTGGTGCCAGCACCCACAGTCACAACACGCTTGACTGCGAGGAGGTCCTTGTCGCGTAAGACGGAGGTGGTGGTGTCGAACCCAGTTCCAGCCATTCTTCGGAGGAGCCAGAGAACGGCAACGCAGAAGGCTTTGGATCAGGAACCAAAAG ATGACATCACTGAAGTGAAAGAAAGGGCTGCTTCTAAGATGCCGCAAGCTAAGCTGACATATGAGACTTGTGAAGACGACGACCTTGATGAAGATGAGGAATGGGCTTTGAATGATGATGACTCTGCCGAGGAAATTGTCTCTACTGACGAGAGTGATGAAGTAGCTGGTGAGACCCATGAGGAGAATGACACTGTTTTCACCAGTGGCTTACTACAGGAGTTTGACGGCGAGGTGGACACCGGGCCCGACCAGGCAGCTGTAAACGAGCTGCTCGAGGATCTTCAAGTCATAAGCTTAAATATGCTTCGAGCCACGTACAACGAACTCAAAGACAAACAAATCATCTGA